Proteins from one Rosa chinensis cultivar Old Blush chromosome 7, RchiOBHm-V2, whole genome shotgun sequence genomic window:
- the LOC112175561 gene encoding WAT1-related protein At1g25270, translating to MGQQGGIEISSSPSSVVDGLMKPVITMVAAQIAYAATGIFYKLAADSGMNLNILVAYRLMFSSAIIVPLALILERNSRPKLTLVVLFQAFLCGLFGGSLSQNLFIEGLALTSPTFVAATANLIPAVTLIMAICFRLEKLTLGSHAGKAKLVGTVVGIGGAMIFTFFKGPELSIWSTHVDLLRGHHAAPSPSSVSLHRSTGSHLLGSFSALGSAVSYAMWLTVQAKMSKRYPCPYSSTALMSVMGSIQSVAFALCLERDWSQWKLGWNIKLLTAAYTGIVSSGLVVVLISWCIRKRGPLFVSAFTPLCLVIVAIASSLLINEKLSLGRSLARAAKYRFDYVVIFITISTSRLELLVLMKSGGSRVSTALPPMEIESVPGDLLRILAAQSSLPRLVVPKLLPLFCPEDVLAMQSLPLGSRFPSDFRSFTSKGNFFSE from the exons ATGGGGCAGCAGGGTGGTATTGAGATTTCTAGCAGTCCTAGTAGTGTAGTGGATGGATTAATGAAGCCAGTGATAACGATGGTGGCAGCTCAGATTGCATATGCAGCAACGGGTATTTTCTACAAACTTGCAGCAGACTCTGGAATGAACCTCAATATTCTCGTTGCCTACCGTCTCATGTTTTCCTCTGCCATTATCGTTCCTCTTGCTCTTATACTCGAAAg gAACAGCAGGCCCAAACTTACTCTAGTCGTACTCTTTCAAGCTTTTCTCTGCGGATTATTTGG GGGATCATTGTCACAAAATTTATTCATAGAGGGACTGGCCTTAACATCACCGACATTTGTTGCAGCCACTGCAAATCTGATTCCGGCGGTTACCTTGATCATGGCCATCTGTTTTAG GTTGGAGAAGTTGACACTAGGAAGCCATGCAGGGAAGGCAAAGCTTGTGGGGACAGTGGTAGGTATTGGTGGTGCTATGATCTTTACCTTCTTCAAAGGACCAGAGCTCTCCATCTGGTCAACTCACGTTGACCTTCTTCGAGGACACCACGCGGCACCATCACCGTCATCGGTCTCCTTACACAGAAGCACCGGTAGTCACTTGCTGGGCTCCTTCTCGGCTCTCGGCAGCGCCGTTTCCTATGCAATGTGGCTCACAGTTCAG GCAAAAATGAGCAAGAGATATCCATGCCCTTACTCGAGCACAGCTCTAATGTCAGTGATGGGATCGATTCAGTCGGTAGCTTTTGCACTCTGCTTGGAGAGGGATTGGAGCCAGTGGAAATTGGGTTGGAACATCAAGCTTCTCACAGCTGCATATACG GGAATTGTGTCTTCGGGGCTGGTGGTGGTTCTTATCTCGTGGTGTATACGCAAGAGAGGTCCATTGTTCGTGTCAGCTTTCACTCCGCTTTGCCTCGTGATTGTGGCCATTGCTAGTTCTTTGTTGATCAATGAAAAGTTAAGCCTAGGAAG GAGTTTGGCTCGAGCTGCGAAATACCGGTTCGATTACGTCGTTATTTTCATAACCATATCGACATCGAGGTTGGAGCTCTTGGTTCTGATGAAGTCTGGAGGTTCACGGGTATCTACGGCTTTGCCTCCAATGGAGATCGAGTCCGTACCTGGGGATTTACTGAGGATTTTGGCTGCACAATCCTCTCTTCCAAGGTTGGTAGTCCCAAAATTGTTACCTCTGTTTTGTCCAGAGGATGTGCTAGCTATGCAATCTCTTCCGTTAGGCTCCCGATTCCCCTCAGATTTTAGATCATTCACCTCAAAAGGTAATTTTTTCAGTGAATAG